The Macadamia integrifolia cultivar HAES 741 chromosome 4, SCU_Mint_v3, whole genome shotgun sequence genome contains the following window.
AAGGGCTAACCACAGAGAGGAACACTCTGATGGATGCTAGGGATCGAGCTAGAGGGAGGTAGAGGAGTTGTTACCGATGGAAAAAGTAATGGCCTCAAGATTTGGATCTAGTACTAATAATGTTGTGCTAGACATAAGAGGCATCAGATGTGGGAGAGATGGTCCAAAGAGAGTCATTCTTGAGGGGGGAGGAATAGATCCATGAGACCCAAATATTGTTGTGTTTTGAAGCAATCTTCCAAATAAGCTTGAGGATGCTAGTAGTTTTTACTTCCTTGATTCTTCGCTGACCGTGACCACCTTTAGATTTGGAATGGCAAACCTGGACCCAACTGGTTGGGTGAAGATGTTCAAATTTTAAtatcagatccatgtagctgaccctatttagttggaataaggttgttgttgttgttgtaactcctttccagaggaaggaacagagaaggtaCTTGATGGCTTCGATGGTAGATTTGGGGAGAATAAAAGTACCAAACCTATAGAGATGCATTGACTGGATCACTGATCTAGCCTGCTCAAACACCAATATTATATTCTATACTTGCACAGCTAGTGATTTTTCTGTCATCATATCAATGGTCTCTAAATTTCTGAGCTCCCTCCAATTCATTAGTTCATGAGCTGACCTGAATTCTCATTTATGTTCTTTTCCTCCCTGTTAAGCGCTATGGTCTCATTGATCTGATGTCTTCAATGTTGGtgctctttcttctttgtttttgattttACTCATAACAACATGTTCTCTTGGTACAGGATATGCTTTGCAGTTTCTTCAGCGTAGTTGGGTACGCTTCTTTGCATCATGTCATGTTTTTGTCCTTCAACacttgatttgattaaaaaatttcatccttcaACAATCTGTCAAATGCATGTAGCTTCTGCTAACACATGCAAAGCTAATGGTTTCCATTTTTTGTGCAGGGATCCATCAAAGGGATTATTTTGCTATGCTCAAGGCTATAGCACACATTTCTTTTTTGTCGCTTCTTTCTTATGGACTACAACAATAGCTTTCACTCTTCACCGTACTGTTGTTAGACATAAAACGGATGTTGAAGATTTGGAGCCCATGTTTCACTTGTATGTCTGGGGTATGCATTATATTAACTTGTGATTTAATTTCCACTTGGGGTCCTTTTATTTCCAGGAAAAAAACCATGTAATTTAGGTGAAACTTTTGTGTGGTTTTTACCTGGAAACAAGCAGCGCCTTAATGTTTGCCTGAAGTTTACTTCCTTCCGAGATAATCACCAGTTGAACTGCCTTGATTGATCAATCAATGGTGGACCATGCAAGGTCAAGCATAGGCAGTGTGGACAACTTCTTGTTCAGATCATCGCCTCAACTTCTTGCTCCTTTCTACATTGGATTCTCTACTTCTTATACTTTGCCTCCCCCTCTAGTGGATTTAATTCATTGTTTTTCTTACTACTACTATTGTTTTGTTCACTTCTTCTTTAACTCAAGAAGATGAGGAATTACTGGGGTGCTTCTGTTTCATCACCATTACATAAACATTTAGAGTATCACTGAGCTTTGGCAGCTGTTTCTAATAGTGGTTTTAGAATACttcaaaactcgcacttgctccCCCCCCCCTGAACCAAAGGGGATTGATGCTGGAGCATTTTCTATGGCGTATTATAGTGTCTTGGATGTGGGAGCATCAAGGTTGTCAAAGCGTCGCCTAGGAGTCCTGGCCACCTTTTTTGATggcaccttgttggtgttgccttaAATTTTGACCCCCCCTTGACCGCCTTGGTTAACCTAGCTCCTTGACGACTGTGGTTTATCCTGGAGCTGTGTTACATGAACATGATTAGAGTTTTAGGGatttattttgttgtttggaTGTCTCTAATGGGACCTTCCTTAATTTTAAGAGGTGTTAGGTTAGTCTCCATAAAATCTAATAGCATTTTTTAAGAGGATAATgttgaactttttttttatttgcttctttATATAGTTTGTTTTTCATTTATCAAGTGAAGGTAGGTGCTATGCATCCAAGCTAGTCAGCTGGATATCTAAAAGGGGTATTCAGACATTAGATTGAAAGTTGGTGGCATTAATATTTTATGAATTATTTCTTGTGTTCCCATTCTTGAATGTCTGTTTGGTGTCATGCTATAGGTGATTAAGCGATAAAttcattatttttaaatttctttcttgCAGGAACGTCACTGGTTTTGACTGTCATCCGCTCTATAGGCAATGATCCTGGACGCTTAGGTATCTGGTGTTGGACAGAAACAGGACGCGCTGGAAAGGCATGTAAAGATTAGACTAGCTGCAAACATGCTTAATGTATGCATAGTTAGTTTCCCCCCCAGAAGAATTTATTGCCTTGTTCAATGATTTAGGAAGTagtattaccaaaaaaaaaaagataactgATTTAGGAAGTAGTGAATGTATTAGTTTTTGTCCTTGTAAGCGTATCATTATGTCAATGTTGATAAATGGCctttagaatttctttccaTCATTCATGGAAGTATGAAACATGGTTTATTGATTTTCCAATTAGAATATTACTAGAATTAATGTTTACCAGTGGAAGACTTAGAGGTATTTAGTTtcatgtggtgaaaaatgtgaCTGGAAGAAAGGGTGATTTGAAGATTGGGAAGCCATCTGCAATGCTTCCGAGAAGCTCATCTACTCTAACAAAGTGTaacatgattttatttttatctagtTTCACAATTTCTCACCAATGAACCTACAGAAGGACTATATATTTAGCACAGAAGACAGAAGAGACATTGGATGCAAAGCTAACATGCAAAATCtgatgtttattatttatttaaaatcaaGTTTAATTagcatgcttttgtttatgagaTAGTAGATATTTGATTTTGACGACTTTGACTTTACATGGTCCAATATAGAGAGGCCTCTCTCCATGGGACCCCAAATTCTGCCATGTGGGAGGATGATGTGGTAATTCCTGCTGTTTGATAGACAGGGAAACATCTGATCTGGGTATGGTACCTATCAAATTTTAGACTCAAGTTTGACCATATACCCCGTCTATTGGCATGCATCTCCATGTATACCCCATGCATTCCTAGGGTGTTCTGACCATTATTGTGCACTCTCCCATAGTCTCTGGATTTTCAAAGCTCTATTTTGCCACTTAACAAACTCCATTTGGTCTAGAACTGGATAAATGACAGTGAGGAGAAGGCTCTTCATGACAGCTGTGGAGTaacattttattcatttatttttagttttcaagCAGTTCACCCTCAATGTATTTCTTTTAACATCATTTTCTCTGCCATTATTTGTTACATGAACCTTactcttattatttttatttttgcaggCGGTTCACTTCATAACATTTTATGCTCCACTTTGGGGTGCAATTCTATTCAATGGCTTTACGTACTTTCAAGTGATACGTATGCTAAATAATGCAACCCGTGTATGTAATTTTCTACTCTGGATTTAACATAGAATTGAATGTCGATTGAGAAATTTGGATAAGTTAGAATTTTTAGTGTCGTAATGCATTTTACATTCCTGTTCAAGACAATTTATGCTGACACAGTGGCCTTGAAACTTTCAGATGGCTGTGGGTATGTCAGAACGACCACATCAGTCGGAAGTAAGGGCAGATATGAAGGTACTGTGCTGACAACTATTCTCTTTTAGTGTTACTTTTTGTTCTAAGGATAGTTAAAATGATTTCTCTGTTGGATGTAGggcaatatatatattttccatccttccttgttcccttttttttttttttttttttttttccttgttccctttttttttttgtgtggatGCTCTTCTGGTTGCCCTCTCTGATCACCTAACTTTGGAGTGTTTCTTTTGGACCATTGGCGTTATCATCAAAATTTTATCTGAGTAAACTTTTCATTTCCACCAATATGTTCTGATTTCTTGTTGCTGGAGATCTGGTTCATGGGGTGCTTTTCTCCAGTCCCAAAATGCCTTCACAATTCTGTGGTTCATATTATCATTGACATAGAACTGGAACTCATTTCGGTGAATGGTGATCCAAGTACCATTGAAAGAGGGTGGATTGGTTTTGGGATGGTTAGAAGGAAGACTTTGGCCTTTAAGGGAGTTGTTAGTGGATATtatccccaaaccctagactCATTCATTGTAATCAAGAGTAGGAATAGTTTGGACGGGTGTGGGTGGAATAGTTACTAGCTTCAATTGTGAGACTTCCTTATCATTGGAAATCAATAAATGTCatccttccttttttccttcaattctAAATATGACGATGAACCAGGGCTCCAAGTATGGTAAGAAAGGTATACAAATTTGCTATAATGATTGGGAAGAACTATAGGGAACTAATTTATATTAGATGCTATAGGAATGAGGACCAAAGATGAAGGTGTCATTTGGTGGTGGGGGGATATTAAGGAAACATGAAGGTGTCGTTTGGAAACTATCATTAATAAGCATCATGTAGGGAATTTTGGCTTAGGAGGAATAAGTGCTGTTGATGAGGTTGAAGACAGATTACACTTTACGCTTAAATAGTATACCAGCTTAGGTTTGGAATGTGGAGAGATGATATCATGTTGACTGGGAACTTACTTTTAGAATATGGAAATTTTGCCTTTATATGGTATGTGTAGAGAGGATTTTGTTCATGGGACCCCTAATTTTTCCATGTGGcaggatgatgtggcaatttcaaACAATTGGGTAGACATGGGACGGTCTGGGTAGGCCACCTGTCAAATTTCAGATGTGTATTCAACCATATACCACCCCGCATCCCCTGGTGTATTGGCATGTATCTCCATGCATGTCCACATGCATACACTCCCCCATTTTCCGGATCTTTTGATTCcttattttgctacttggaaaAATCCGTTTTGGccgaaacttgacatgtgagcatgGGAGCTAGGTGTCTACCTGTCTACAATATTTGACGTGGATGATCTGAGTCCCGTGTAAAAGGGGGCCATTTACATGGCTGTGAAGGAACCGTTTGCCCTTAAAATAAACCCAAGAAAAATCACTGCTGGAGAATCATCCTCTGGTTTGATTCTCCACTTGTTTGAATAAATTCATGGGGAAACCTGATGTTGTAGAGAAAACAGTTGTCCTGACTTCTGTGCAGACTTTGAAGTCAAAATGTCTTTCTGCACACCTTGAAGTAGAAAAAAGACAAACCATTGTTCCTTAATTTCATCATGGAAACTAAACTTTTTTTGATTTCTTGTTTATGTATTTAGTTATCTGGGCCATTTCACTTTCCCTTGAAGAACCTACTTTTCAGCCTTCACACAGGGTATTTCGCTAGCTTTGGTACCTACATATTCTGCCTCTCTAGGATCTGTAAATTTTAGTGGACAGACTTTTTTCCCTCTAGAACCTCTTGGTTCAGCAATTTGAGTTTAGATTGCATTGTAATTTGCGGTATATTTTACTATTATCATGCTTATCATTGGATGTTCATTTTTAACTTGGTAACTTTCTTGTTGACGTTGGTCAGTATTATAGTATGTTTATCCAactaaaatctttttttttttttNNNNNNNNNNNNNNNNNNNNNNNNNNNNNNNNNNNNGGGGGTGGGGTTTATATTTTTCTCATATTGATGATGGATTTTTTCCTATAGGCTTTAAATCGCTGGGGTTACTATCCGCTGATTCTTATAGGGTCATGGACGTTTGGCACAATTAACCGTATTCATGATTTCATAGAGCCAAACCACAAGATATTTTGGCTTTCAGTACTTGATGTTGGAACGGCTGCACTTATGGTATGTCTCTTGAAAATAATCCAGTTTTTATTATCCTTTGTTACTAAATAATTACAGTACACATGCATTTTGAACATGGTTTCTAATATGGTGGTGGAGAGTGTTATTCTTGAGAGAATAAATTGCCAACTATACATCTGCTATATGCAAGGTTCTAAGAATTGGTATTGTATCAGTGGAATCAGCTGAGTGCGATCCCAATTCCTGCTGATCTGAATTGACCGATCCATAGTCTTTCTAGGGTTACGCTGGTTTCAGCTGAATCCgtattggaattggaattggctGAGGCTGATCCCATTGCTGATTCCACATATTTGAACCTTGGGTACAAGATACCTAACTGGGGCCTTCGCTTGCTGTTGCAATGTGGAGAGTTTTGTTGGATCCATAATTCATATTCATCTGAATCTGATAATCCTATAAAGTTTTTAATCTTATATGTTATTTTGCTAATCCAAAAAACTATGGAGAATTTCTGCTCAAAATTCTGTAGATTTACTTCATCTTTCAACATCTATTTTTGACTTAGTTGCCCTTTGTGGGGCTTGGAGTTAAAATATGCCCATGCCTCAAGGTTGATTTCTATCCTTCATAATGGAACAATGCACTTTTCTCCCTCAGGATTACAAGTACACTTGATTCATTTAAAAGAGAGGGTTGGTTGTGATGTTTTGAGAATCGTATCTCCTTTACTTGTACCATGCTCTGTCAGTCTGTTGCATATTTTAAAGTGTTAGAAAGCATCGTAGGAGAGGGAGGAGACTGCAAGATAGCGCAGACTCCTCCCCACGATAAAGTTAGTTCCCCAATTGGGGTACGAGTCCTAGTACACTAGGACTTGTGGTAATTTACtaattagattaattagttGATAGCtaattagtttcctagtttgttTCATATTCCTAGTCAGAGTAGGACGGCTGTCCTACTACTATTGTAGTTGAGAACTATCTATTTAATAAGAAGAGGAGGGTAGTCCAATCTACAAGATTGAGTCTGCCCACCGTAAAAGGCTCTCTCACTCTTTTCTCTCTcggtctctctccctctcttttactTATTCTATATTTTCTACATGGTATCTGAGCTTGTCTGATCCACACAATAACAATCGGTCCTACCTTCTAACCTCCtagttagaaaaaaagaaaaaagaaaaaaaagggtctaCGACTTCTGGTCTCTCTCTAAGAATCTCGCGGCTCCTTTAAGGGGGTGTTTTTCATCCCCTGGCTGAGAATGGGAATGGAGGACTGAATGTGATAATCTGTCATATGTGTTAAAAGAGGTGACTCAAATTAGTAGAAGAAAGTCTGGTTTTGGAAttcttttggattgaagaaattCTGGATTTCCCTTTNNNNNNNNNNNNNNNNNNNNaaaaaaaaaaaaaaaacacaaatccttATCTCATTTTATAAGTAAACCACTAATTTGTGGTTTTCCTGCATGCATACATGTTGGGTATGATTTCCTGAGTGTTTCTGTAAGCTAGATTATGGATAACAAAGTCACCAAGTTTTCATACTTTCGTAATTCCGAAGGCCTGTGAACTTTGCAACATATCATGGTCTCAGTTGTTAGGAGGGTGTCTTCACAAGAATTTCCATGTTTTATTCTCTCAGCATTTTTGGCGTTTTTGTAGCTTGTACTCATCTATCCACAAAAAAGGTAAGTgcattaattttcatttttccaaTTCTTGCAGTAAATACCGATAcgaacaacaaaagaaaaaaagagatcaacAGAAGAAAAGTGCTGGTGAGTGTTTCCTATATTTCACTTTGTTGAGGAGTCAAATTTCCTTATCTCAATAGATTTTTACTGGTACATGCTCCTATGTGCAGCCAGTCGTATGGATATGAAGGAGCTCAAAATGGGGTAGGATTTTTCTCCAATACTAATCCTATATATGTTTAACCTTCATCTTTCTCTATTAATCTAGTATTATTCCTTCCTAGCTTGTTAGAATGTTGTATCATTTGGCAAAAACTCACGACATGCTTTAATAAGCATATCAAAGCGGACATCCtcattctgaccattggatagagagtaaatggtctagattagccatATGTTAAATTTCAGAGCCCCCTGTATTTCTATGTTCGCCTATGTATCTCTGAACCCTACTTCACACTCTCCTGTGGTCAAAATTTTAAGCTCTATTTTGCCACTTGTGAAACTCCCTTTTTGCTGAAATTTGATATTTAAGCAGGGGACCATGATATTTTTCTCTTGCCCGTGAAGCTGGTAGCTGTGTTTGATTGCAAGGTGTTAGAAAGCATCGTAGGAGAGGGAGGAGACTGCAAGATAGCGCAGACTCCTCCCCACTATAAAGTTAGTTCCCCAATTGGGGTAGGAGTCTTAGTACACTAGGACTTGTGGTAATTTACtaattagattaattagttGTTAGCTAATTAGTTTCCAGCtaattagtttcctagtttgttTCATATTCCTAGTCAGAGTAGGACAGCTGTCCTACTACTATTGTAGTTGAGAATTATCTATTTAAGACGGCAGTCCAATCTACAAGATTGAGTCTGCCCACCGTAAAAGGCTctcactctcttctctctcggtctctctccctctcttttacttattctatattttctacatggtatcagagcttgtcTGATCCACACAATAACAATCGGTCCTACTTTCTAACCTCCtagttagaaaaaaagaaaaaagaaaaaaaagggtctaCGACTTCTGGTCTCTCTCTAAGAATCTCGCGTCTCCTTTAAGGGGGTGTTTTTCATCCCCTAGTTGGCTGAGAATGGGAATGGAGGACTGAATGTGAGAATCTGTCATATGTGTTAAAAGAGGTGACTCAAATTAGTAGAAGAGAGTCTGGTTTTGGAAttcttttggattgaagaaattCTGGATTTCCCTTTGAATCGATCTCCAGAAAATAGGCCAATCGAAGTCAGATCTGTTCAAGGTTTTGCAGGCTGATTTAGTACCTTCTAAAGAGCCTTCGATCCTTAGCTGAAGGATATCTGAGGACCTCTGCTGCTGGAATTGAAGATTACtgctgttttctctctcttcaagaCCTAGAATCAAGAAGTTTAAGAACTTTGTATCTGACCATCAGAATCTGCCAAGATTTATTGGTTTTTGTTGCCTATAAAAGAGCTACACCCGACCCAATTTTCAGCCCAAACTGAAGTGTGCAAGTCTCAACCGCAACTGCCCAGGTTAACTCCTATCGCAggttctctctcctcattcttTGGGTCTGTTTTTTTCATAATCTGGGTGAAATTGTAGAGTCTATCTCTGATTATGTTGTGCTAATATTTGGACCTATTTAGTGCCAATATCAGGGGACTAGTTTGAGTACCATTGAGGGtactatttctgattttttgggGACTGTTCTGAACAGTACTTTGCTGTTATTTGACGTACTGTTTGGAGTATTTTTGAGGACTGTTTTGAACAACTTTGGGGGTACTTTTTTGAAGGAACTGCTTGCTG
Protein-coding sequences here:
- the LOC122076974 gene encoding G-protein coupled receptor 1; the encoded protein is MRAVAENPRNKNSISKLEFQFILKAHSDSEMPISKMVGSLTAHDRQILTAVNVGASTFSLVGSSFIVLCYLLFKELRKFSFKLVFFLAFSDMLCSFFSVVGDPSKGLFCYAQGYSTHFFFVASFLWTTTIAFTLHRTVVRHKTDVEDLEPMFHLYVWGTSLVLTVIRSIGNDPGRLGIWCWTETGRAGKAVHFITFYAPLWGAILFNGFTYFQVIRMLNNATRMAVGMSERPHQSEVRADMKALNRWGYYPLILIGSWTFGTINRIHDFIEPNHKIFWLSVLDVGTAALMGLFNSIAYGLNSSVRRAIHERLELWWPERFRRWLPISMKVRGLEQESELIPLKIQGQQ